The following proteins are co-located in the Chryseobacterium daecheongense genome:
- a CDS encoding pitrilysin family protein — protein sequence MKKQLTYIAVAFLFTGMLSAQKIDLNAMPKPGPTPAINIAKPKTFQLSNGLTVMVVENNKLPRVSANLSMDRPPYHEGNVTGVSEIMAEQFENGTTNIGKDEFNKKVDFLGANLNFSSSGAFASSLSKYFPEVLGLMADAIINPKFSAEEIQNSKERAIESLKSDDKNASSIAARVSNALQYGKNTSRGEFETVESINKIQLADVQNIYKKYYAPDNAYLVIVGDVKYDQVKPLIEKAFSGWKKSNTAFTALEPASNVAKTEINVVDVPSAVQSVVSVGNLNTLKMKDPNYFPATIANYILGGGGEARLFMNLREKNGFTYGAYSSMSASKYSPNFSAQASVRNEVTDKAVKEFMNELNAISTVKPEELENAKAKLKGNFIMSLEKPETIARFALNQKVQDLPSDFYTNYLKSIDKVTAADVTSAVKATILPNQSRIFIAGKASDISEGLEKLGYPVKYFDKEANPVAKPAAQKVDAGVTIGSVADKYINAIGGLAAVQKINSISSDATTKVQGMEMNMKMIQAKEGKMAMNISMMGNTVQKIVFDGKDGYMEVQGKKVPLSDKQKAEMSDEKELFPEINFAKSTEYKLAGIEKYNNEDSYVVKGAKDTYYYSVKTGLKTGEVKSGEQGSTPTSYADYKDVSGVKLPHTIIQNMGGMDINLAVKSYQINQAKDSDFK from the coding sequence ATGAAAAAGCAATTAACATATATAGCCGTAGCATTTTTATTTACCGGAATGCTTTCAGCACAAAAAATAGATCTTAATGCAATGCCAAAGCCAGGTCCTACTCCAGCGATAAACATTGCCAAGCCAAAAACTTTCCAGCTAAGCAATGGCCTTACGGTGATGGTTGTAGAAAACAACAAGTTACCACGAGTAAGCGCCAATCTATCTATGGACAGACCTCCTTACCATGAAGGAAATGTGACCGGTGTAAGCGAAATCATGGCAGAACAGTTCGAAAACGGAACAACCAATATCGGTAAAGATGAATTTAATAAAAAGGTAGATTTTCTGGGAGCTAACCTTAACTTTTCATCTTCCGGAGCTTTCGCAAGTTCTCTTTCAAAATATTTCCCTGAGGTATTGGGATTAATGGCTGATGCTATTATTAATCCAAAATTTTCTGCTGAAGAAATCCAGAATTCTAAGGAAAGAGCTATTGAAAGTTTAAAATCTGATGATAAAAACGCTTCTTCTATAGCAGCAAGGGTTTCCAATGCTTTACAGTATGGAAAAAACACATCCAGAGGAGAGTTTGAGACCGTTGAGTCCATCAATAAAATCCAGCTGGCCGATGTTCAGAATATCTACAAAAAATATTACGCTCCGGACAATGCTTATTTAGTTATCGTTGGAGATGTTAAATATGATCAGGTAAAACCTTTGATCGAAAAAGCATTCAGCGGATGGAAAAAATCCAATACTGCTTTTACCGCATTAGAACCTGCTTCAAATGTTGCAAAAACAGAGATCAATGTTGTTGATGTTCCTTCAGCTGTACAATCGGTTGTTTCCGTAGGCAATCTGAATACACTGAAAATGAAAGATCCCAACTACTTCCCTGCAACAATTGCCAACTACATCCTTGGAGGAGGTGGTGAAGCTAGACTTTTCATGAATCTTCGTGAAAAAAACGGATTTACTTACGGAGCTTATTCAAGTATGTCTGCCAGCAAATATTCTCCTAATTTCTCAGCACAGGCAAGTGTAAGAAACGAAGTTACAGACAAAGCCGTTAAAGAATTCATGAATGAACTGAATGCTATTTCTACCGTAAAACCGGAAGAGCTTGAAAATGCTAAAGCAAAGCTGAAAGGAAACTTCATTATGTCTTTGGAGAAACCTGAAACCATTGCAAGATTTGCATTAAATCAAAAAGTACAGGATCTTCCTTCAGATTTCTATACCAATTATCTGAAATCTATTGACAAAGTAACCGCTGCAGATGTTACAAGTGCGGTTAAAGCGACAATACTTCCTAATCAAAGCAGAATTTTCATCGCAGGTAAAGCTTCTGATATTTCTGAAGGTCTGGAAAAATTAGGCTACCCGGTAAAATATTTTGATAAGGAAGCTAATCCTGTAGCAAAACCGGCTGCACAAAAAGTAGATGCAGGTGTTACGATCGGATCTGTAGCGGATAAATACATCAATGCAATCGGAGGTCTTGCTGCTGTTCAGAAGATCAATTCTATTTCCAGTGACGCTACTACAAAAGTACAGGGCATGGAAATGAACATGAAAATGATTCAGGCTAAAGAAGGTAAAATGGCTATGAACATCAGCATGATGGGAAATACCGTACAAAAAATTGTATTCGACGGAAAAGATGGCTACATGGAAGTTCAAGGGAAAAAGGTTCCTCTAAGCGACAAGCAGAAAGCCGAAATGTCTGATGAGAAAGAACTATTCCCGGAAATTAATTTCGCAAAATCTACTGAATATAAATTAGCAGGAATTGAAAAATATAACAACGAAGATTCCTACGTAGTGAAAGGCGCAAAAGACACATATTATTATAGTGTAAAAACTGGTCTGAAAACAGGAGAAGTAAAAAGTGGAGAGCAGGGTTCTACCCCTACAAGCTATGCTGATTATAAAGATGTATCCGGCGTAAAATTACCTCATACCATTATTCAGAATATGGGCGGAATGGATATAAACCTGGCTGTAAAATCTTATCAGATCAATCAGGCCAAGGATTCTGATTTTAAATAA
- a CDS encoding pitrilysin family protein — protein MKKRLLSVAAVAFFGVMLNAQQIKFEEYDLPNGLHVILHQDNTAPVVTTGVMYHVGAKDEVKGRTGFAHFFEHLLFEGTPNIKRGDWFKIVSSNGGQNNANTTNDRTYYYETFPSNNEQLGLWMEAERMRHAVINQVGVDTQREVVKEEKRLRMDNQPYGNLFTTIQKNLFTNHPYNWPTIGSMEDLNSAKLEEFQAFYKKYYVPNNATLVVAGDIKPEQTKKWIEEYYGGIPKGTIYPKDFPKDAPITQEKEVTATDPNIQLPAYVFAYRTPANKEKDAYVLDMLSTYLSNGKSSVLYKKLVDQDKKALQVAAFNQGLEDYSIFAFFAIPMGQTTKQTLQSDIDAEIKKLQTTLISQEDYQKIQNQFENQFVNQNSSIQGIAASLATNHVLMGNTNLINKEIDIYRSITREDLQNAAKKYLNPNQRIIINYVPEKK, from the coding sequence ATGAAAAAACGACTTCTTTCTGTTGCTGCTGTAGCTTTCTTTGGAGTGATGCTGAATGCACAACAAATCAAATTCGAAGAGTATGATTTACCAAACGGTTTACACGTGATTCTTCATCAGGACAATACAGCACCGGTAGTTACAACAGGAGTAATGTACCACGTAGGTGCCAAGGATGAAGTAAAAGGAAGAACCGGTTTCGCTCACTTCTTTGAACATCTTTTATTTGAAGGAACACCTAATATCAAAAGAGGTGACTGGTTTAAAATAGTTTCTTCCAACGGAGGGCAAAACAATGCCAATACAACCAATGACAGAACATATTACTATGAAACTTTCCCTTCCAACAACGAACAACTGGGACTTTGGATGGAAGCTGAAAGAATGCGTCACGCTGTTATCAACCAGGTTGGAGTAGATACTCAGAGAGAGGTTGTTAAGGAGGAAAAAAGATTGAGAATGGACAACCAGCCTTACGGGAATCTTTTTACCACCATCCAAAAAAATCTTTTCACCAATCACCCGTACAATTGGCCAACCATCGGATCAATGGAGGACCTGAATTCTGCTAAACTTGAAGAATTCCAGGCATTTTATAAAAAATATTATGTACCTAACAATGCCACTTTGGTCGTAGCAGGAGATATTAAGCCTGAACAGACTAAAAAATGGATTGAAGAATATTACGGAGGAATTCCAAAAGGAACAATCTATCCTAAAGATTTCCCGAAAGATGCTCCTATCACTCAGGAGAAGGAAGTTACTGCTACAGATCCTAACATCCAGCTTCCGGCCTATGTTTTTGCCTACAGAACACCTGCCAATAAAGAGAAAGATGCCTACGTTCTGGATATGCTTTCAACTTATTTAAGCAACGGAAAATCATCTGTTTTGTATAAAAAATTAGTAGATCAGGACAAAAAAGCACTTCAGGTAGCGGCTTTCAACCAGGGACTTGAAGACTACAGTATATTTGCATTTTTCGCAATCCCAATGGGACAGACTACAAAGCAAACTTTACAGTCTGACATTGATGCTGAGATCAAAAAATTACAAACAACTCTAATCTCTCAGGAAGATTATCAGAAAATTCAGAATCAGTTTGAAAACCAGTTTGTAAATCAGAATTCAAGTATTCAGGGAATTGCTGCTTCATTAGCAACAAACCACGTATTGATGGGGAACACCAATTTAATCAACAAAGAAATTGACATTTACAGATCCATCACAAGAGAAGATCTTCAAAATGCTGCTAAAAAGTACCTGAATCCTAATCAAAGAATAATCATTAATTACGTACCTGAAAAAAAATAA
- a CDS encoding UvrD-helicase domain-containing protein, which produces MDYLKGLNESQYEAVTTLQGPLMVLAGAGSGKTRVLTMRIAHLITNGVDPFNILALTFTNKAAREMKERIAKVVGPGNARSLWMGTFHSVFARILRSEAHYLGFPSNFTIYDQQDALNVIRKVLKDMNIDADLYKPKKVQARISNYKNNLITVKAYFNNPELMEADEKANMKFIGQIYQKYVEACFKNGAMDFDDLLLKTNELLTRFPEVLAKYQDRFRYILVDEYQDTNHSQYLIVKALASKFENICVVGDDAQSIYSFRGANIYNILNFKKDYPDAVTVSLEQNYRSTQNIVNAANVVIAKNLQQFKKNVFSENEEGDKIKIYRSLSDADEANFVAGNIWELHNRDQRKFSDFAILYRTNSQTRAFEDALRRKNIPYKVYGGLSFYQRKEVKDLIAYLRLLINENDSEALTRIINYPTRGIGETTQNKLVVFADAHNVSVAKVLDNLPMYSQQLGFNNGVLNKLNDFWSMIKAFQVLLKTETAYSVAMEVAKRSGLIKFLKDDGTPEGISRVENVQELMNSMQGFIEEQMQLEDGDPSLSNFLENIALSADTQAKDEEDDMVSLMTIHLSKGLEFPVVHLVGMEENLFPSFMSSATREDLEEERRLFYVALTRAEKQAFFSYAISRFQWGKITDAEPSRFLSEIDEEYLEFINPAMEKRFINQSGLKSNIFDEHPSEIRSFKKVEKKTIEKNENSKPIAEPRKLKPVSTAKIINPSGASSQDIEVGDKVRHDRFGVGEVTFLDGTDPQNIKAKVVFMHEGEKNLILKYAKLTKI; this is translated from the coding sequence ATGGACTATTTGAAAGGACTCAATGAATCACAATACGAAGCCGTTACTACTTTACAGGGACCTTTAATGGTACTTGCAGGAGCAGGTTCGGGGAAAACGCGTGTACTTACTATGCGTATCGCCCATCTGATTACAAACGGTGTCGATCCTTTCAATATTTTAGCCCTTACCTTTACCAATAAAGCAGCACGTGAAATGAAGGAGCGTATTGCAAAGGTAGTAGGCCCCGGTAATGCAAGAAGTTTGTGGATGGGAACTTTTCACTCGGTATTTGCAAGAATTTTGAGAAGTGAAGCTCATTATCTGGGATTTCCATCGAATTTTACAATTTATGATCAGCAGGATGCGTTGAATGTAATCCGGAAAGTGCTGAAAGACATGAATATAGATGCGGATCTTTATAAACCTAAAAAAGTCCAGGCAAGAATTTCAAACTATAAGAATAACCTGATCACGGTAAAAGCCTATTTCAACAACCCTGAATTGATGGAGGCTGATGAAAAAGCGAATATGAAGTTTATCGGTCAGATTTATCAGAAATATGTAGAAGCCTGTTTTAAAAACGGGGCGATGGACTTTGATGATTTATTGTTAAAAACCAATGAACTGCTTACCCGGTTTCCTGAGGTTTTAGCCAAATATCAGGACAGATTCCGTTATATTCTGGTAGATGAGTACCAGGATACGAATCACTCTCAGTACCTGATTGTAAAGGCACTGGCTTCAAAGTTTGAAAATATATGTGTAGTGGGAGATGATGCTCAATCGATCTATTCATTCCGGGGAGCCAATATTTATAACATTTTAAATTTTAAGAAAGATTATCCTGATGCGGTGACGGTTTCTTTGGAACAAAACTACCGTTCAACACAAAATATCGTGAATGCCGCTAATGTGGTGATTGCAAAAAACCTTCAGCAGTTCAAAAAGAATGTATTCAGTGAGAATGAAGAAGGAGATAAAATAAAAATCTACCGTTCGCTTTCGGATGCGGATGAAGCCAACTTTGTGGCTGGAAATATATGGGAGCTTCATAACAGGGACCAGCGAAAATTTAGTGATTTTGCCATTTTATACAGGACGAACTCTCAGACCAGGGCTTTTGAAGATGCTCTGAGACGTAAGAATATCCCTTATAAAGTATATGGAGGTTTATCTTTCTATCAAAGGAAAGAGGTAAAGGACCTTATTGCTTACCTGCGTCTTCTTATCAATGAAAATGATTCGGAAGCATTGACAAGGATCATCAATTATCCTACGAGAGGGATCGGAGAAACAACGCAGAATAAACTGGTCGTTTTTGCAGATGCCCATAACGTGTCTGTAGCAAAGGTCCTGGATAATCTTCCGATGTATTCTCAACAGTTAGGATTCAATAATGGTGTTCTCAACAAACTGAATGATTTCTGGTCAATGATCAAGGCTTTTCAGGTATTGCTGAAAACAGAAACAGCTTACAGTGTTGCCATGGAAGTTGCAAAACGAAGTGGTCTGATCAAATTTCTGAAAGATGACGGAACTCCCGAAGGGATTTCAAGGGTAGAAAACGTACAGGAACTCATGAACTCTATGCAGGGTTTTATAGAAGAGCAGATGCAGCTGGAGGACGGAGATCCTAGTTTATCCAATTTCCTTGAAAATATTGCCCTTTCAGCAGATACGCAAGCAAAAGATGAAGAAGATGATATGGTTTCCCTGATGACCATTCACCTTTCCAAAGGACTTGAGTTTCCTGTTGTGCATCTTGTAGGAATGGAAGAAAATCTTTTCCCTAGTTTTATGAGTTCAGCAACAAGGGAAGATCTGGAAGAAGAAAGACGTTTGTTTTACGTAGCCTTGACAAGAGCCGAGAAGCAGGCATTTTTCTCTTATGCCATTTCCAGATTCCAATGGGGAAAAATTACAGATGCAGAACCATCAAGATTCTTAAGTGAAATTGATGAAGAGTATCTGGAATTCATCAATCCTGCAATGGAAAAACGTTTTATTAATCAAAGCGGGCTTAAATCCAATATTTTTGATGAACATCCTTCAGAAATACGTAGTTTTAAAAAGGTAGAGAAGAAAACCATTGAAAAGAATGAGAATTCAAAACCAATTGCTGAACCTCGTAAACTGAAACCCGTAAGTACGGCCAAAATCATTAACCCAAGCGGAGCCTCTTCTCAGGATATTGAAGTGGGAGATAAGGTGAGACATGATCGTTTTGGTGTCGGGGAAGTTACTTTTCTGGATGGAACAGACCCTCAGAATATCAAGGCTAAAGTGGTCTTCATGCATGAAGGCGAGAAAAATCTTATTCTGAAATATGCTAAACTAACCAAAATTTAA
- a CDS encoding TonB-dependent receptor, with amino-acid sequence MKNRKTIFSASVLFFLGATYVYGQEKDTVKTANVEEVVILGSRSGARSKVDSPVPVDVFNIKESSLVLPQTNISQILNAIAPSFTSTIQTNADGTDHLDPAQLRGLGPDQVLVLVNGKRRHTSALVNVNGTPGRGTVGTDLNAIPSFAINRIEVLRDGAAAQYGSDAIAGVINLGLKRDTGRLTGQFTYGGNLTPAANDHTGNFDGQNFQVDLNYGDKIGKKGGFFNITWTSQFRNPTYRAGTESGAIYNAYNAIEKRALNDGVNLSSLFTNIGTTPNAQQIVNYIHQYAQNVNYFSQDFQNQIQGANTIGALQGLLGADVTNQELGYRGLERKDFNMQVGQSKLNNHQLFANIEVPIDDNWKVYTFGGYSFRHGTSGGFFRRPNQSRTFTGIYQDGYLPQIGTDIQDLSLSAGIKGNWDGWNIDFSNTYGQNSFDYTIQNTGNTSLRFASPNEFSAGGLRFSQNTINLDFSKKYDVWQGINIAFGAEHRYENFKITAGEEASYATYDINGNVWNGTTSRPTDFFGNSLPGGSQVFSGFRPENAVNKNRQSVAGYADFEFNFTDWLLVDAAARYENYSDFGSTFNYKIASRIKLDKNFNVRFAGSTGFRAPSIHQIYYNVTSTLFTNGQLLDVGTFSNDSEIAGLLGIPKLKQETSQSASVGFTYRIPSINVTFTADGYFTKIKNRIILTDQFLKKDVPVQAQNVYTQLGVNAAQFFTNAIDTETKGLDVVITHNARFSEVKLDNNFAVNLNQTKKVGNVHSSGLLESANLENTYFSEKSRVYLEEAVPRVKASLSHSISWKNASFYLRNTYFGKVTGADVLDANGDGVIAFDEHQKIADKVITDLSVAYQFTKNVGLTLGVNNVFDIYPTKNLPVSTNNDQFIYSRSTSQFGQNGRYVFTRLNFTF; translated from the coding sequence ATGAAAAATAGAAAGACAATTTTTTCAGCTTCTGTTTTATTTTTTCTGGGGGCAACTTATGTTTATGGACAGGAGAAGGATACAGTGAAAACCGCTAATGTGGAAGAGGTTGTTATTCTGGGATCCCGAAGCGGAGCAAGATCTAAAGTTGACAGCCCGGTTCCTGTGGATGTATTTAATATAAAAGAATCTTCGCTGGTTCTTCCTCAGACCAATATTTCTCAGATCCTTAACGCTATAGCACCCTCATTTACCTCTACGATTCAGACCAACGCTGATGGTACGGATCATTTGGACCCTGCACAGCTCAGAGGCCTTGGTCCCGATCAGGTCCTGGTTTTGGTCAATGGTAAAAGAAGACATACTTCGGCATTGGTTAATGTGAACGGAACTCCGGGAAGAGGAACTGTAGGTACGGATTTGAATGCTATTCCTTCTTTCGCGATCAACCGGATTGAAGTGTTGCGGGATGGTGCTGCGGCACAATACGGATCAGATGCCATTGCAGGGGTTATTAATTTAGGGCTTAAAAGAGATACCGGAAGACTGACAGGTCAGTTTACTTACGGAGGAAATCTTACGCCGGCTGCCAATGATCATACAGGAAATTTTGACGGACAAAACTTTCAGGTAGATCTGAATTATGGTGATAAAATAGGAAAAAAGGGAGGTTTTTTCAATATTACCTGGACTTCACAGTTTAGAAATCCAACCTATAGAGCAGGAACCGAAAGCGGGGCAATTTACAATGCTTACAATGCTATTGAGAAAAGAGCATTAAATGATGGCGTGAATCTTTCTTCATTATTTACAAATATCGGTACTACTCCTAACGCTCAGCAGATCGTAAATTATATTCATCAATATGCACAGAATGTCAATTATTTCTCCCAGGATTTTCAGAATCAAATTCAGGGAGCCAATACAATTGGTGCGCTACAGGGATTGTTAGGAGCTGATGTAACCAATCAGGAGTTGGGCTACAGAGGTCTTGAAAGAAAAGATTTCAATATGCAGGTAGGCCAGTCAAAACTGAATAACCACCAGCTTTTTGCAAATATAGAGGTTCCGATTGATGATAACTGGAAAGTCTATACTTTTGGAGGTTATAGCTTCAGGCATGGTACTTCGGGAGGATTTTTCAGAAGACCTAATCAAAGCAGAACCTTTACAGGAATATACCAGGATGGTTATCTGCCGCAGATCGGAACAGATATTCAGGACTTGTCTCTTTCAGCAGGTATAAAAGGAAACTGGGATGGCTGGAATATTGACTTCAGTAATACTTACGGACAAAACTCCTTTGATTATACTATCCAGAATACAGGTAATACTTCTTTAAGATTTGCTTCCCCCAATGAATTTAGTGCCGGAGGACTAAGGTTTTCTCAAAATACGATCAATCTTGATTTTTCAAAGAAATATGATGTGTGGCAGGGAATCAACATAGCATTTGGGGCTGAGCACCGATATGAAAATTTTAAAATAACAGCAGGAGAAGAAGCTTCTTATGCAACTTATGATATCAATGGAAATGTATGGAACGGGACCACTTCCAGGCCTACCGATTTCTTTGGAAATTCACTTCCAGGAGGATCACAGGTATTTAGCGGTTTCAGACCTGAAAATGCTGTAAATAAAAACAGACAATCTGTTGCGGGATATGCAGATTTTGAATTCAATTTTACAGATTGGTTGCTGGTAGATGCTGCTGCGAGATATGAAAACTATTCGGATTTCGGATCTACTTTTAATTATAAGATCGCTTCAAGAATTAAACTTGATAAGAATTTCAATGTAAGATTTGCGGGATCCACTGGCTTCAGAGCACCTTCTATTCACCAGATCTATTACAACGTTACGTCTACATTGTTTACCAACGGTCAGCTTTTAGATGTGGGGACATTCAGTAATGATTCTGAAATTGCAGGATTATTAGGAATTCCAAAACTGAAACAGGAAACTTCGCAGTCTGCAAGTGTAGGTTTCACATACAGGATTCCATCAATAAATGTGACTTTTACAGCTGATGGCTATTTCACCAAAATTAAAAACAGGATTATACTCACAGATCAATTCCTTAAAAAAGATGTTCCGGTACAAGCACAAAATGTGTATACTCAATTAGGGGTTAATGCAGCTCAGTTTTTTACGAATGCAATCGATACTGAAACGAAAGGATTGGATGTTGTAATTACTCATAATGCGCGATTCTCGGAAGTGAAGCTGGATAATAATTTTGCGGTTAACCTGAATCAGACCAAAAAAGTAGGAAACGTTCATTCATCGGGTTTGTTGGAATCTGCTAATCTTGAAAATACCTATTTCTCTGAAAAATCAAGAGTCTATCTTGAAGAAGCGGTTCCAAGAGTAAAGGCAAGTTTATCCCACAGTATTTCGTGGAAAAATGCCAGTTTCTATTTAAGAAATACGTATTTCGGAAAGGTAACCGGTGCTGATGTTTTAGATGCTAATGGAGATGGGGTTATTGCATTTGATGAACATCAGAAAATAGCAGATAAGGTGATTACTGATCTTTCTGTAGCGTATCAGTTTACTAAAAATGTAGGCTTAACGCTGGGAGTGAATAACGTTTTTGATATTTATCCAACCAAAAACCTTCCGGTATCAACCAATAACGACCAGTTTATCTACTCCCGTTCCACGTCTCAATTCGGACAGAACGGAAGATATGTTTTTACGAGACTTAATTTTACTTTTTAA
- the hxpB gene encoding hexitol phosphatase HxpB: MEIKPAKAVIFDMDGVLIDSEKFWKQAESEVFSSLGVKITDEFTQLTQTMTTAEVTEFWYKKYPWDNIALDIVEQQVISRVIELIATKDCTIAGIKKFIEDLKSKQYKIGLATNSPYRIIQTVLDKAEIAHLFDHITSAEFEEHGKPHPAVYCTSAKNLKVDPQHCFVIEDSQSGILAAKNAGMTVIAFTNQNSEIYFDLADHRIISFEDPLPALFR, from the coding sequence ATGGAAATAAAACCTGCAAAAGCTGTTATTTTTGATATGGACGGTGTTCTTATCGATAGTGAAAAATTCTGGAAACAAGCGGAGTCCGAAGTATTCAGCTCATTGGGTGTAAAGATTACTGATGAATTCACACAGCTCACTCAGACGATGACTACTGCTGAGGTTACCGAATTCTGGTATAAAAAATACCCTTGGGATAACATTGCATTGGACATTGTGGAACAACAAGTCATCTCAAGGGTCATTGAACTGATCGCAACAAAAGATTGTACTATTGCGGGTATAAAAAAGTTTATAGAAGATTTAAAATCAAAGCAATACAAAATAGGCCTAGCCACCAATTCTCCTTACAGGATCATTCAAACCGTTCTTGATAAAGCGGAGATTGCCCATTTATTCGATCATATTACCTCAGCTGAGTTTGAAGAACATGGTAAGCCTCATCCTGCCGTATATTGTACTTCAGCAAAAAACCTGAAAGTTGACCCTCAACATTGTTTTGTAATAGAGGACAGTCAGTCTGGTATTCTTGCTGCCAAAAATGCAGGAATGACTGTCATTGCTTTTACCAATCAAAATTCAGAAATTTATTTTGATCTCGCAGATCACAGAATAATCAGTTTTGAAGATCCTTTGCCTGCATTGTTCAGGTAG
- the tenA gene encoding thiaminase II, whose translation MKWSEQTWQAIEDKYMSILQMDFIKELSAGNLPLENFKFYMAQDSLYLEHFGRTLSLIAAKIPDLQDVLSFIRFAENAIVVENALHEFYFKDFGVTDKGVLQPACHHYIHFLRSTAALECVEVAVAAVLPCFWIYREVGNFIFKYQNNINNPYQKWIDTYGGEEFSAAVDHAIAICDKIAEKATDDTRHKMTEAFIMSTQMEYHFWEAAYELKIWK comes from the coding sequence ATGAAATGGTCTGAACAAACCTGGCAAGCCATTGAAGACAAATACATGTCTATTTTGCAAATGGATTTTATCAAAGAGCTTTCAGCTGGCAATTTGCCGCTTGAAAATTTTAAATTTTACATGGCTCAGGACTCTCTATATCTTGAACATTTTGGACGAACGCTTTCGCTAATTGCTGCTAAGATCCCAGATCTCCAGGATGTTCTTTCTTTTATCAGGTTTGCCGAAAATGCGATCGTGGTCGAAAATGCTTTACATGAATTTTATTTTAAGGATTTTGGTGTTACCGATAAAGGTGTTTTACAGCCTGCATGTCATCACTATATCCATTTTCTGAGGAGTACTGCTGCTCTGGAATGTGTTGAAGTTGCAGTTGCTGCAGTGTTGCCGTGCTTCTGGATCTATAGGGAAGTAGGAAACTTTATCTTTAAATATCAGAACAATATTAATAATCCTTATCAAAAGTGGATCGATACTTATGGCGGAGAGGAATTTTCTGCTGCTGTAGATCATGCCATTGCTATTTGTGATAAGATCGCAGAAAAAGCTACAGATGATACAAGACATAAAATGACAGAAGCTTTTATCATGTCAACCCAAATGGAGTACCATTTTTGGGAAGCGGCCTATGAATTAAAAATATGGAAATAA
- the thiD gene encoding bifunctional hydroxymethylpyrimidine kinase/phosphomethylpyrimidine kinase: protein MKKFKYPSVLTIAGFDGSGGAGIQADIKTASALGCFSTSVLTALPVQNTQGVRKIYPIPVEAVADQIEAILDDIFPDAIKIGMVHTSQLVETIVSTLGKYKKIPIVFDPVMVATSGHRLIEEETITAITEKLFPIADVITPNMDEAAILASMEVKTLEDLYAAGKLIKGLGCKSILLKGGHQDTSTITSLFYDENNQYHTFETIKLATHNTHGSGCTLSSAIAAYLAQGKTLFDSVSLGQQYVYKAIENGKDVETGLGNGPLNHFFNPQKLIKNEMV from the coding sequence ATGAAAAAATTTAAATATCCATCCGTATTAACGATAGCAGGATTCGACGGAAGCGGAGGGGCTGGCATCCAGGCTGATATTAAAACCGCTTCTGCCCTGGGATGCTTTTCAACATCGGTATTAACTGCTTTACCGGTCCAGAATACCCAGGGAGTAAGAAAGATATATCCAATTCCTGTAGAAGCAGTAGCTGATCAGATCGAAGCTATTTTAGATGACATTTTTCCTGATGCAATCAAAATCGGAATGGTCCATACTTCCCAGCTTGTGGAAACCATCGTTTCAACACTCGGTAAATATAAAAAGATTCCTATTGTATTCGATCCGGTAATGGTCGCGACAAGTGGACATCGCTTAATAGAAGAAGAGACTATTACCGCTATTACAGAAAAACTTTTCCCTATTGCAGATGTGATTACCCCTAATATGGATGAAGCAGCAATTTTAGCCAGCATGGAGGTGAAAACGCTTGAAGACCTTTATGCAGCAGGAAAACTGATCAAAGGTCTGGGCTGCAAAAGCATTCTTTTAAAAGGCGGACATCAGGACACCTCAACGATTACCTCATTATTCTACGATGAAAATAATCAATACCATACCTTTGAAACCATCAAATTGGCAACCCACAACACCCATGGTTCAGGCTGCACCCTTTCTTCGGCTATAGCAGCATATCTGGCTCAGGGAAAAACCTTATTTGATTCTGTTTCTCTTGGACAACAATATGTTTATAAAGCCATAGAAAATGGAAAAGATGTAGAAACCGGTTTAGGAAACGGCCCGCTTAATCACTTTTTTAACCCTCAAAAACTGATCAAAAATGAAATGGTCTGA